In one window of Rhodanobacter sp. FDAARGOS 1247 DNA:
- a CDS encoding OmpA family protein, translating to MRKLPPRPLVLVLTLVLPLLAASTLAAELPPHDVSGSHDHPVVSRFADSVIVGYAQKDYGSATLPLGRYDADQPSRFARSEPAEGKLTRIAYAVPAGKSALEVYRNFAQALKAAGFQLRFHCSGDEGCGGFDFGSALIEPLLDQMHGDRNLMVSTLESADGNVQSLTARLQRPGGNVDLSLLVSQNEQQPVGVLLQIVEAKAMATGQVTVDAKAMSQGLAQSGHIALYGIHFASDSAVLDQSSGGTLAEMAKLLKTQPSLKVCIVGHTDNSGALAHNLALSQQRAEAVTKALIADYGIAPGRLAAKGLASYAPVASNRDDDGKARNRRVELVEQ from the coding sequence ATGCGCAAGCTCCCGCCCCGCCCGCTCGTCCTCGTGCTCACCCTCGTACTCCCCTTGTTGGCGGCATCGACACTCGCCGCCGAACTGCCCCCGCACGACGTATCCGGCAGCCACGACCATCCGGTGGTGTCGCGCTTCGCCGACTCGGTCATCGTGGGCTACGCGCAGAAGGATTACGGCAGCGCGACCCTGCCACTGGGCCGTTACGACGCCGACCAGCCGAGCCGCTTCGCCCGCAGCGAACCGGCGGAAGGCAAGCTCACCCGCATCGCCTATGCGGTGCCGGCCGGCAAGAGTGCGCTGGAGGTCTACCGCAATTTCGCCCAGGCGCTGAAGGCCGCCGGTTTCCAGTTGCGCTTTCATTGCAGTGGTGACGAGGGCTGCGGCGGTTTCGATTTCGGCAGCGCGCTGATCGAGCCCCTGCTCGACCAGATGCACGGCGACCGCAACCTGATGGTCTCCACCCTGGAATCCGCCGACGGCAACGTGCAATCGCTGACCGCCCGACTGCAGCGACCCGGCGGCAACGTCGATCTTTCGCTGCTGGTCAGCCAGAACGAGCAGCAACCCGTGGGCGTCCTGCTGCAGATCGTCGAGGCCAAAGCCATGGCCACCGGCCAGGTGACGGTCGACGCGAAGGCGATGAGCCAGGGCCTGGCGCAAAGCGGACACATCGCGCTGTACGGCATCCACTTCGCCAGCGACAGCGCGGTGCTGGACCAGTCATCCGGCGGCACGCTGGCAGAGATGGCGAAGCTGCTGAAGACGCAGCCGTCGCTGAAGGTCTGCATCGTCGGCCACACCGACAACAGCGGCGCACTGGCGCACAACCTCGCCCTGTCGCAACAGCGCGCCGAGGCGGTGACGAAGGCGCTCATCGCGGATTACGGCATCGCGCCGGGCCGGCTCGCGGCGAAGGGGCTGGCCTCCTACGCGCCGGTGGCCAGCAATCGCGACGACGACGGCAAGGCACGCAACCGGCGCGTCGAACTGGTCGAGCAGTAA
- a CDS encoding pilus assembly protein, with the protein MTEYIIITALIAIAAIAAVTYFGGTARAQIGGMAKELSGQSATQDINRAKNQGNKAHSEGTKDKTLNSYNNATAK; encoded by the coding sequence ATGACCGAGTACATCATCATCACCGCCCTCATCGCGATCGCCGCCATTGCGGCCGTGACCTATTTCGGCGGCACCGCCCGCGCGCAGATCGGCGGCATGGCCAAGGAGCTCTCCGGCCAGAGCGCAACGCAGGACATCAACCGGGCGAAGAACCAGGGCAACAAGGCCCATTCCGAGGGCACCAAGGACAAGACCCTCAACAGCTACAACAACGCCACCGCCAAGTAA
- the dapB gene encoding 4-hydroxy-tetrahydrodipicolinate reductase, giving the protein MSIKVCVAGATGWAGSELSRGIAATDDLDMVAAVARRHAGETLGAVLGEAGLQAPIFASVDAALAQPCDVFVEYTRPSSAKANILAALEHGAHVVVGTSGLTDEDYAQIDALARQRQRGVLACGNFALTAVLLIKFAEMAAKLIPQWELIDYASATKPDAPSGTVRELAGRLGKVRQPLLAVPLEQTAGVRETRGGTLAGSQVHAVRLPGFVLGAEAIFGMPDQTLTIRHNAGSSAKPYVDGALLAIRKVSGLVGLHRGLDAVIEW; this is encoded by the coding sequence ATGTCGATCAAGGTCTGTGTCGCCGGTGCCACCGGTTGGGCGGGTTCGGAATTGTCGCGTGGCATTGCCGCGACGGATGACCTCGACATGGTTGCCGCGGTGGCACGGCGACATGCCGGTGAAACGCTCGGCGCGGTGCTTGGCGAGGCAGGCTTGCAGGCACCGATCTTCGCCAGCGTGGACGCGGCGCTGGCGCAGCCGTGCGACGTGTTCGTCGAGTACACGCGGCCGTCCAGCGCGAAGGCGAACATTCTCGCGGCGCTGGAGCATGGCGCGCATGTGGTGGTCGGCACCTCGGGGCTGACGGACGAGGACTATGCGCAGATCGATGCGCTGGCACGGCAGCGGCAGCGTGGCGTATTGGCCTGCGGCAATTTCGCCTTGACCGCGGTGCTGCTGATCAAGTTTGCCGAGATGGCGGCGAAGCTGATCCCGCAGTGGGAGCTGATCGACTACGCCAGCGCGACCAAGCCCGACGCGCCCAGCGGCACGGTGCGCGAGCTGGCCGGGCGGCTGGGCAAGGTGCGCCAGCCGCTGCTGGCGGTGCCGCTGGAGCAGACCGCGGGTGTTCGCGAGACGCGTGGCGGCACGCTGGCGGGCAGCCAGGTGCATGCGGTGCGGTTGCCGGGCTTCGTGCTGGGGGCGGAGGCGATCTTCGGCATGCCGGACCAGACCTTGACGATCCGCCACAACGCGGGAAGCAGCGCGAAGCCGTATGTCGATGGCGCGCTATTGGCGATACGCAAGGTGTCCGGCCTGGTCGGCCTGCATCGCGGGCTGGATGCAGTGATCGAGTGGTGA
- the cpaB gene encoding Flp pilus assembly protein CpaB has translation MERRMPAVNRNFLYLGGAILLGIVASLMAVHYINKQVAARTQTRPTETRQVVVPVHDLEKGASISQDDIAVREVPAEFVPADALTPDNYEDYLGQVLRVPLAQGAPIGGSAVDRVTDHFSNVIEPGKVAYSIQVDESNSVSGLIVPGDHLDILLLLDGEGSEQIRPLLGDVPVLATGKRAKGLRSSHPVGGDDDTYSNITLGLAPNDAQRLGMAMKVGELRVMLRPAGNQQPFDLKTLSKAELLRLGRPVHGNGIQFIIGGNS, from the coding sequence ATGGAACGACGCATGCCGGCGGTCAACCGCAACTTCCTCTACCTGGGCGGCGCCATCCTGCTCGGCATCGTGGCCAGCCTGATGGCGGTGCACTACATCAACAAGCAGGTCGCCGCGCGCACGCAGACCAGACCCACCGAGACGCGCCAGGTGGTGGTGCCGGTGCATGACCTGGAGAAGGGCGCCAGCATCAGCCAGGACGACATCGCCGTGCGCGAGGTGCCGGCCGAGTTCGTGCCGGCCGATGCACTGACGCCCGACAACTACGAGGACTACCTGGGCCAGGTGCTGCGGGTGCCGCTGGCGCAGGGCGCACCGATCGGCGGCAGCGCGGTGGACCGGGTCACCGACCATTTCTCCAACGTGATCGAGCCGGGCAAGGTGGCGTATTCGATCCAGGTGGACGAGTCCAACTCGGTCTCCGGACTGATCGTGCCGGGCGACCATCTCGACATCCTGCTGCTGCTCGACGGCGAGGGCAGCGAGCAGATCCGCCCGCTGCTCGGCGACGTGCCGGTGCTGGCCACCGGCAAGCGGGCGAAGGGCCTGCGCAGCAGCCATCCGGTCGGCGGCGACGACGACACCTACTCGAACATCACGCTCGGGCTTGCGCCGAACGACGCGCAACGCCTGGGCATGGCGATGAAGGTCGGCGAGTTGCGCGTGATGCTGCGTCCGGCCGGCAACCAGCAGCCGTTCGACCTGAAGACGCTGAGCAAGGCGGAGCTGCTGCGGCTGGGCCGGCCGGTGCATGGCAACGGCATTCAATTCATCATCGGCGGGAACAGTTGA
- a CDS encoding pilus assembly protein TadG-related protein: protein MGWSSDDGTSGDGAKRRPSRAGARGRQRGQALVLAVVALLVLCIGVIVVFNTGQAVSKKVELVNAADAAAYSAAVQQARAYNLIAYMNRAEVANEVAVAQMTSWYSWTNFTLRGTDNFKDAVQAIAIIFDVSIVGAEVGAALQEVVTALNEVKTVVKTLRDGMQVAFSAGVTAIAAINKAYSVASRGIATVESQEALKLVPEVVKRNTDGKAKIGARGYALLEQGALDARSYVTHYTIPTSGRRDAGADRFANVVMEARDGFSRERKGGIGPIHKRGGTDLVGYTQWVGVDTLNVKVGWLGVNEPLAWGGGAAVNSMSRSFRSVASPGFNNGRGWDSPYEIDRGHYKRYAEGIDNGKAGKKVLSSPAIGGSSKAWLRNYTPASSPGLQPYDDIADNKATVPYDNDRSAKQNGVEAMDVGPVFTVLVEQPMKTVRTSDNVPGIGGPPDFEAPDQTVANDMTALSSAQVYFSRPRGFGLFDNVISPSSREMGSLFSPYWQARLIDTPCNTRQEVAIAYGAVAPCVPGKS, encoded by the coding sequence ATGGGCTGGTCGAGCGACGATGGAACAAGTGGCGACGGCGCGAAGCGGCGGCCGTCGCGTGCCGGTGCGCGTGGCCGCCAGCGTGGCCAGGCGCTGGTGCTGGCGGTCGTGGCGCTGCTGGTGCTGTGCATCGGCGTGATCGTGGTGTTCAACACCGGGCAGGCGGTGTCGAAGAAGGTGGAGCTGGTCAACGCCGCCGACGCCGCGGCCTACAGCGCCGCCGTGCAGCAGGCGCGCGCGTACAACCTGATCGCCTACATGAACCGTGCCGAGGTCGCCAACGAGGTGGCCGTGGCGCAGATGACCAGCTGGTATTCGTGGACGAATTTCACCCTGCGCGGCACCGACAATTTCAAGGATGCGGTGCAGGCGATCGCGATCATCTTCGACGTCAGCATCGTCGGCGCCGAGGTGGGCGCGGCGCTGCAGGAAGTGGTCACCGCGCTGAATGAAGTGAAGACGGTGGTGAAGACCCTGCGCGACGGCATGCAGGTGGCGTTCTCGGCGGGCGTGACCGCCATCGCGGCGATCAACAAGGCGTACTCCGTCGCCTCGCGCGGCATCGCCACGGTGGAATCGCAGGAGGCGCTGAAGCTGGTGCCCGAGGTGGTCAAGCGCAATACCGACGGCAAGGCGAAGATCGGCGCCCGTGGCTATGCGCTGCTGGAACAGGGCGCGCTCGACGCGCGCTCCTACGTCACCCACTACACGATCCCCACCTCCGGCCGGCGCGATGCCGGGGCCGACCGCTTCGCCAACGTGGTGATGGAGGCGCGCGACGGTTTCTCGCGCGAGCGCAAGGGCGGCATCGGGCCGATCCACAAGCGTGGCGGCACCGACCTGGTCGGCTACACCCAGTGGGTGGGCGTGGACACGCTCAACGTCAAGGTCGGCTGGCTGGGCGTGAACGAGCCGCTGGCCTGGGGTGGCGGTGCCGCGGTGAACAGCATGTCGCGCTCGTTCCGCTCGGTGGCCAGCCCGGGCTTCAACAACGGCCGCGGCTGGGATTCGCCGTACGAGATCGACCGCGGCCACTACAAGCGCTACGCCGAAGGCATCGACAACGGCAAGGCGGGCAAGAAGGTGCTTTCCTCGCCCGCCATCGGCGGCAGCAGCAAGGCCTGGCTCAGGAACTACACGCCCGCCAGCAGTCCTGGCCTGCAGCCTTACGACGACATCGCCGACAACAAGGCCACCGTGCCCTACGACAACGATCGCAGCGCGAAGCAGAACGGCGTGGAGGCGATGGACGTGGGCCCGGTGTTCACCGTGCTGGTCGAGCAGCCGATGAAGACGGTGCGCACCAGCGACAACGTGCCGGGCATCGGCGGGCCGCCGGATTTCGAGGCGCCCGACCAGACCGTCGCCAACGACATGACCGCCCTGTCCTCGGCCCAGGTGTACTTCAGCCGTCCGCGCGGGTTCGGCCTGTTCGACAACGTGATCAGCCCGTCGAGCCGCGAGATGGGCAGCCTGTTCAGTCCCTACTGGCAGGCGCGGCTGATCGATACGCCATGCAACACCCGTCAGGAGGTCGCCATCGCCTATGGCGCCGTGGCTCCGTGCGTGCCGGGCAAATCCTGA
- a CDS encoding DUF6249 domain-containing protein: MNFEILIPIVLFICIAYTIKVVVDARARGRMIGAGGSEELVKSILLDEEQRRRHSSLRWGIVLIFVGLAFGLIQWFGWQEVTPGMVAVLAGATGLGNLVSFAVSRKLA; encoded by the coding sequence ATGAATTTCGAGATCCTGATTCCGATCGTGCTGTTCATCTGCATCGCCTACACCATCAAGGTCGTGGTCGATGCCCGGGCCCGCGGCCGCATGATCGGCGCCGGCGGTTCGGAGGAACTGGTCAAGTCGATCCTGCTCGACGAGGAACAGCGCCGCCGCCATTCGTCGCTGCGCTGGGGCATCGTGCTGATTTTCGTCGGGCTCGCCTTCGGCCTGATCCAGTGGTTCGGCTGGCAGGAAGTCACCCCCGGCATGGTCGCCGTGCTCGCTGGCGCCACCGGCCTGGGCAACCTGGTTTCCTTCGCGGTCTCGCGCAAGCTCGCCTGA
- a CDS encoding TadE/TadG family type IV pilus assembly protein produces the protein MTRPVPTQPLRTATMSSSIGGRHQRGQSLVEMAVACIVLVPLAAGVMLLGQYIHIKQQTQAAARQAAWAATVDPALADAGLPRKATVQTALRARQFADANAPIKSSARTPAAFGDPMLTSFANQALLKTSDVSLSVYQQETAPTFLDGALGTVAKATRTLGNLPPNPKGFVTAEVHARPQKLKGADGRALAFLDPLDTAQQDFSARTVLLADTWAASGGGERKNGEAASGAMYNRTVREVIRPLVPTSALGDKFDDVLSDVINVLGKIPIVNDLFTPGFDKFQLGRMAPDAVPADKLTRYRDVH, from the coding sequence ATGACGCGCCCTGTTCCAACGCAGCCATTGCGCACGGCCACGATGTCGTCGTCGATCGGCGGCCGGCACCAGCGCGGGCAGAGCCTGGTGGAGATGGCGGTGGCCTGCATCGTGCTGGTGCCGCTGGCGGCGGGCGTGATGCTGCTGGGCCAGTACATCCACATCAAGCAGCAGACCCAGGCCGCCGCCCGCCAGGCGGCCTGGGCCGCCACCGTCGATCCGGCCCTGGCCGATGCCGGCCTGCCGCGCAAGGCCACCGTGCAGACCGCACTGCGCGCGCGCCAGTTCGCCGATGCCAACGCGCCGATCAAGTCCTCCGCGCGCACGCCGGCGGCGTTCGGCGATCCCATGTTGACCAGCTTCGCCAACCAGGCGCTGCTGAAAACTTCCGACGTGTCGTTGAGCGTCTACCAGCAGGAAACCGCGCCGACCTTCCTCGATGGCGCACTGGGCACCGTGGCCAAGGCGACCAGGACGCTGGGCAACCTGCCGCCCAATCCGAAGGGTTTCGTCACCGCCGAAGTGCATGCGCGACCGCAGAAGCTGAAGGGCGCCGATGGCCGGGCGCTGGCCTTCCTCGATCCGCTCGATACCGCGCAACAGGATTTTTCCGCGCGGACCGTGCTGCTGGCCGACACCTGGGCGGCCAGCGGCGGTGGCGAACGCAAGAACGGCGAAGCCGCGTCGGGCGCCATGTACAACCGCACGGTGCGCGAGGTGATCCGGCCGCTGGTGCCGACCAGTGCGCTGGGCGACAAGTTCGATGACGTGCTCAGCGACGTGATCAACGTGCTGGGCAAGATCCCCATCGTCAACGACCTGTTCACCCCCGGCTTCGACAAGTTCCAGCTGGGCCGGATGGCGCCCGACGCCGTGCCCGCCGACAAGCTGACGAGGTACCGCGATGTGCACTAG
- a CDS encoding type II and III secretion system protein family protein, whose translation MEAGKHSGRATATFLAWLALCAAALVLPLREARATSPVIGDSLSMYAGQALVQSAPGPLKRVAVGDGKLLQVKAIGNRELVLIANQPGDTSVQLWMADGSQRSVSVHVVVGNSAEAAGMVERLLGEDSAISVATVGGNVVLTGSDLSQADMAHIAAIRKIYPQVLDFTSANAVEMKPTVMMRVRIMEFDKKAMSELGIKWDSTIDGPAGGLTHAWVTNPYYGVVREGSIFADKPVWPGTQSYLGIATSITSKINLMMQDGNAWELATPQLSARSGGVADFLVGGEVPIPISQGLGETTVEYKQYGIKLHIAPIVNSKGDISTDIETEISKIDPSVEVQGYPGFITRRATTQVNVHQGDTIVISGLVDANASKTFDKLPGLGDIPILGALFRSRAFQRNRTDLVIFVTPIVITPDSPENRELIEKSDRLRDDFRKVAGKDIVD comes from the coding sequence ATGGAAGCAGGCAAACATTCCGGCCGGGCGACGGCGACCTTTCTGGCATGGCTGGCGCTGTGCGCCGCGGCGCTCGTGCTGCCGTTGCGCGAGGCGCGCGCGACCTCCCCGGTGATCGGCGATTCGCTCAGCATGTACGCGGGACAGGCGCTGGTGCAGAGCGCGCCCGGCCCGCTCAAGCGGGTCGCGGTGGGCGACGGCAAGCTGCTGCAGGTCAAGGCGATCGGCAACCGCGAGCTGGTGCTGATCGCGAACCAGCCCGGCGACACCTCGGTGCAGTTGTGGATGGCCGACGGCAGCCAGCGCAGCGTCAGCGTGCACGTGGTGGTGGGCAACAGCGCCGAAGCGGCCGGGATGGTCGAGCGCCTGCTGGGCGAGGACAGCGCGATCTCGGTCGCCACCGTGGGCGGCAACGTGGTGCTGACCGGCAGCGACCTGTCGCAGGCGGACATGGCGCACATCGCGGCGATCAGGAAGATCTACCCGCAGGTGCTCGACTTCACCAGCGCCAATGCGGTGGAGATGAAGCCCACCGTGATGATGCGCGTGCGCATCATGGAGTTCGACAAGAAGGCGATGAGCGAACTGGGCATCAAGTGGGACAGCACGATCGACGGACCCGCCGGTGGCCTCACCCACGCCTGGGTGACCAACCCCTACTACGGCGTCGTGCGCGAAGGCAGCATCTTCGCGGACAAGCCGGTGTGGCCGGGCACCCAGTCGTACCTGGGCATCGCCACCTCGATCACCTCGAAGATCAACCTGATGATGCAGGATGGCAACGCGTGGGAGCTGGCGACGCCGCAGCTGTCCGCGCGCAGCGGCGGTGTCGCCGACTTCCTGGTCGGCGGCGAGGTGCCGATTCCGATCAGCCAGGGCCTGGGCGAGACGACGGTCGAGTACAAGCAGTACGGCATCAAGCTGCACATCGCGCCCATCGTCAACAGCAAGGGCGACATCTCCACCGACATCGAGACCGAGATCAGCAAGATCGATCCCAGCGTCGAGGTACAGGGCTATCCGGGCTTCATCACCCGCCGCGCCACGACCCAGGTCAACGTGCATCAGGGCGACACCATCGTGATCTCCGGCCTGGTCGACGCCAATGCCTCGAAGACCTTCGACAAGCTGCCTGGGCTGGGCGATATCCCGATCCTCGGCGCGCTGTTCCGCTCGCGCGCCTTCCAGCGCAATCGCACCGACCTGGTGATCTTCGTGACGCCGATCGTGATCACCCCCGACTCGCCGGAGAACCGCGAACTGATCGAGAAGAGCGACCGCCTGCGCGACGACTTCCGCAAGGTCGCCGGCAAGGACATCGTGGATTGA
- a CDS encoding ATPase, T2SS/T4P/T4SS family, with translation MFEVLIETANRDPRQVRCLHNACGIGRGEDNLVILQGWNIGREHAMLSVRKGGVFIEVLGGRAPVVINGARVQGEHGPLRREDIVIIGSYRLRVLVDQDEAAPVRVPQRAANAPVHLDPVASPPAAPVTGLPATLQPSADMLAWRTRVHQSLVRQMDLRRVDVRGMTDDDLRQKTSSLIEEIIEREFADELPRTINRRRLAKQVLDEAIGLGPLEDLLADETVTEVMVNCSDDIYIERAGRIEKSEVIFTSDKAVLAAIERIVAPLGRRIDESSPMVDARLADGSRVNAVIPPVALRGPSLSIRKFSKRKLSGDDLLQYGSVNRQMLEFMQVAVRERRNIVVTGGTGSGKTTLLNILSNFIPDHERIVTIEDAAELRLSQPNLVAMEARPANLEGKGLITIRDLVRNSLRMRPDRIVVGECRGGEALDMLQAMNTGHEGSLTTAHANSPRDALSRLEVMVMMSGMDLPMTVVREQIASAIDLIIHQRRFPCGSRKITHISEITGIESGTIQAQDLFTFRARDQGGPGGKVRGEYAATGAVPEFYEELADRGVPVDLSIFKINEDDRA, from the coding sequence ATGTTCGAAGTGCTGATCGAAACCGCCAACCGCGACCCGCGCCAGGTGCGCTGCCTGCACAACGCCTGCGGCATTGGCCGCGGCGAGGACAACCTGGTGATCCTGCAGGGCTGGAACATCGGCCGCGAGCACGCCATGTTGAGCGTGCGCAAGGGCGGCGTCTTCATCGAGGTGCTCGGTGGCCGCGCCCCGGTGGTGATCAACGGGGCCCGGGTGCAGGGCGAGCACGGCCCGCTGCGCCGCGAGGACATCGTCATCATCGGTTCGTACCGGCTGCGCGTGCTGGTCGACCAGGACGAGGCCGCGCCGGTGAGGGTGCCGCAACGTGCCGCCAACGCGCCGGTCCATCTCGACCCGGTGGCTTCGCCGCCGGCCGCGCCGGTGACCGGCCTTCCCGCGACGCTGCAGCCATCGGCCGACATGCTGGCCTGGCGCACCCGCGTGCACCAATCGCTGGTGCGGCAGATGGACCTGCGCCGGGTCGACGTGCGCGGCATGACGGACGACGACCTGCGCCAGAAGACCTCGTCGCTGATCGAGGAAATCATCGAGCGCGAGTTTGCCGACGAACTGCCGCGCACGATCAACCGCCGCCGGCTGGCCAAGCAGGTGCTGGACGAGGCGATCGGACTGGGGCCGCTGGAAGACCTGCTGGCGGACGAGACGGTCACCGAGGTGATGGTCAACTGCTCGGACGACATCTACATCGAACGTGCGGGCCGGATCGAGAAGTCCGAGGTGATCTTCACCAGCGACAAGGCGGTGCTGGCGGCGATCGAGCGCATCGTGGCGCCGCTGGGCCGGCGCATCGACGAGAGCTCGCCGATGGTCGATGCGCGCCTGGCCGACGGCTCGCGCGTCAACGCGGTGATCCCGCCGGTGGCGCTGCGCGGGCCCAGCCTGAGCATCCGCAAGTTCAGCAAGCGCAAGCTCAGCGGCGACGACCTGCTGCAGTACGGCTCGGTCAACCGGCAGATGCTGGAGTTCATGCAGGTGGCGGTGCGCGAGCGCAGGAACATCGTGGTGACCGGCGGCACCGGTTCGGGCAAGACCACGTTGCTGAACATTCTTTCCAACTTCATCCCCGACCACGAGCGCATCGTCACCATCGAGGACGCGGCCGAGCTGCGGCTGAGCCAGCCCAACCTGGTGGCGATGGAGGCGCGTCCGGCCAACCTCGAGGGCAAGGGGCTGATCACCATCCGCGACCTGGTGCGCAACTCGCTGCGCATGCGCCCGGACCGCATCGTGGTGGGCGAGTGCCGCGGCGGCGAGGCGCTGGACATGCTGCAGGCGATGAACACCGGCCACGAGGGTTCGCTGACCACCGCGCACGCCAACTCGCCCCGCGATGCGCTGTCGCGCCTGGAGGTGATGGTGATGATGTCGGGCATGGACCTGCCGATGACCGTGGTGCGCGAGCAGATCGCCTCGGCGATCGACCTGATCATCCACCAGCGCCGCTTCCCCTGCGGCTCGCGCAAGATCACCCACATCTCGGAGATCACCGGCATCGAGAGCGGCACGATCCAGGCGCAGGACCTGTTCACCTTCCGCGCCCGCGACCAGGGCGGCCCCGGCGGCAAGGTCCGCGGCGAGTACGCGGCCACCGGCGCGGTGCCGGAGTTCTACGAGGAGCTGGCCGATCGCGGGGTGCCGGTCGACCTGTCGATCTTCAAGATCAACGAGGACGATCGCGCATGA
- a CDS encoding RNA polymerase sigma factor: protein MDDIRQADRALVDAVLANRPGAFERLVREYQGLCWHIIQRMVRHPEDARELCQDTFLRVHQCLHQYRHESALKSWIGRIAFTIALRHLQHKRIALVEPGGDDGESLVDSIGDGFDLEAACADEETARHLHEAIEALPPLQRTLLTLYYLEETSIPEIARITGMAAGTIKSHLFRSRLRLRDALETRTGVAA from the coding sequence ATGGATGACATCCGCCAAGCCGATCGGGCCCTGGTCGACGCCGTGCTGGCCAACCGGCCGGGCGCGTTCGAACGCCTCGTGCGCGAGTACCAGGGACTGTGCTGGCACATCATCCAGCGCATGGTGCGGCATCCGGAGGACGCCCGCGAGCTGTGCCAGGACACCTTCCTGCGCGTGCACCAGTGCCTGCATCAATACCGCCACGAGAGCGCGCTGAAATCGTGGATCGGCCGCATCGCCTTCACCATCGCGCTGCGCCACCTGCAGCACAAGCGCATCGCCCTGGTCGAGCCGGGCGGTGACGACGGCGAGTCGCTGGTGGACAGCATCGGCGACGGTTTCGACCTGGAGGCCGCCTGCGCCGACGAGGAAACCGCCCGCCACCTGCATGAGGCGATCGAGGCGCTGCCGCCCTTGCAACGCACCTTGCTGACCCTGTATTACCTCGAAGAGACGTCCATACCCGAGATCGCCCGCATCACCGGCATGGCCGCGGGCACGATCAAGAGCCATCTGTTCCGCTCGCGCCTGCGCCTGCGCGACGCGCTCGAAACACGGACAGGAGTTGCCGCATGA
- a CDS encoding trimeric intracellular cation channel family protein: MNEQLLFNLVDLAGTFAFAISGATAARRCNLDLFGILAIAYITACGGGIARDLCIGAVPPAGLSDWRYLLTAVIAALLTIVAYPWVERLTYPVRLFDAMGLGLFAVYGAHKALLFGHNAEVAILLGMITAVGGGMARDVLLARVSIVLQQEIYALAALAGAALAVLGEYLHWPAVWATWLPILSCFGLRFASLHWHWNLPRFGRPRNE, from the coding sequence GTGAACGAGCAACTGTTGTTCAACCTGGTCGACCTGGCCGGCACGTTCGCCTTTGCGATCAGCGGCGCCACCGCCGCGCGGCGCTGCAACCTCGATCTGTTCGGTATCCTGGCGATCGCCTACATCACCGCCTGCGGCGGCGGCATCGCCCGCGACCTGTGCATCGGCGCGGTGCCGCCGGCGGGCCTGTCGGACTGGCGCTACCTGCTGACCGCGGTGATCGCCGCCCTGCTCACCATCGTGGCGTATCCGTGGGTGGAGCGACTGACCTATCCGGTGCGGCTGTTCGACGCGATGGGGCTGGGCCTGTTCGCGGTGTACGGCGCGCACAAGGCGCTGCTGTTCGGCCACAACGCCGAGGTGGCGATCCTGCTTGGCATGATCACCGCCGTGGGCGGCGGCATGGCGCGCGATGTGCTGCTGGCGCGGGTCTCGATCGTGCTGCAGCAGGAGATCTATGCGCTGGCCGCGCTGGCCGGCGCCGCGTTGGCGGTACTCGGCGAATATCTGCACTGGCCCGCGGTATGGGCCACCTGGCTGCCGATCCTGTCCTGCTTCGGCCTGCGCTTTGCATCGCTGCACTGGCACTGGAACCTGCCGCGCTTCGGGCGTCCGCGGAACGAGTGA